One part of the Microbacterium saperdae genome encodes these proteins:
- a CDS encoding amino acid ABC transporter ATP-binding protein, with protein MNDNTALVRIRQVKKSFGDNTVLRDITMDVRAGEVVCLLGSSGAGKSTLLRAINRLEKIDAGQIWVDEMLVGFGEYRDGVRELTERGMAAQRAHIGMVFQRFNLFPHMTALQNVMEAPRAVRRLSGAAAKAEARELLESVGLADKMEHYPAQLSGGQQQRVAIARALAMKPQLMLFDEPTSALDPELVGEVLKVMTELARQGMTMIVVTHEMGFAREVADRVVLMHGGEIVEDASAADFFENPQHERTRQFIASSTRDA; from the coding sequence ATGAATGACAACACGGCGCTCGTGCGCATCCGGCAGGTCAAGAAGTCCTTCGGCGACAACACCGTGCTCCGCGACATCACGATGGATGTGCGCGCGGGCGAGGTCGTCTGTCTGCTCGGTTCCTCTGGCGCGGGTAAGAGCACGCTCCTGCGGGCGATCAATCGGCTGGAGAAGATCGATGCCGGGCAGATCTGGGTCGACGAGATGCTCGTCGGCTTCGGCGAGTATCGCGACGGAGTCCGCGAGCTCACCGAGCGAGGGATGGCGGCGCAGCGAGCTCACATCGGAATGGTGTTCCAGCGCTTCAATCTGTTCCCGCACATGACCGCCCTGCAGAACGTCATGGAAGCGCCGCGTGCAGTGCGGCGACTGTCGGGTGCAGCGGCGAAGGCGGAGGCGCGCGAGCTGCTGGAGAGCGTCGGACTCGCCGACAAGATGGAGCACTATCCGGCCCAGCTCTCCGGCGGGCAGCAGCAGCGTGTCGCGATCGCGCGGGCATTGGCGATGAAGCCGCAGCTCATGCTGTTCGACGAGCCGACCAGCGCCCTCGACCCTGAACTCGTCGGGGAGGTGTTGAAAGTCATGACCGAGCTCGCGCGGCAGGGGATGACGATGATCGTCGTGACGCACGAGATGGGATTCGCGCGCGAGGTCGCTGATCGCGTCGTGCTGATGCACGGCGGCGAGATCGTGGAGGATGCCTCTGCTGCGGACTTCTTCGAGAACCCGCAGCACGAGCGCACGCGGCAGTTCATCGCGAGCTCGACCAGAGATGCCTGA
- a CDS encoding amino acid ABC transporter permease: MNTTAPLASVSVAGPKLYRRLHFWRWVSALIVLAAVAGIIVVLAGARIQWPHVLQYVVLDTMAQAAWNTVVLAVAAQLVAVIIGVVIAIMRISRNPVATSVATGYIWIFRGVPVLVQILVWYNLALVVDRIVIGVPFTDWTLIDQPTNAIMTAFTAALLGLALNESAYMAEIIRGGLKGIDSGQTEAAHALGMSPMRTLARIILPQAMRIIIPPTGNNFINMLKTTSLASVVTYFELVKAAANISSRNLEVMETLFAAAVWYMIIVTIASIGQFYLERAFDGSTRRGRPRNLRTAIRNALVRPPFSRRGIDE, from the coding sequence GTGAACACTACTGCTCCCCTCGCCTCCGTCTCGGTCGCAGGACCCAAGCTCTACCGTCGGCTGCACTTCTGGCGCTGGGTCAGCGCGCTGATCGTGCTCGCCGCTGTCGCCGGCATCATCGTCGTGCTCGCCGGGGCACGCATCCAATGGCCGCATGTGCTGCAGTACGTGGTGCTCGACACCATGGCTCAAGCGGCCTGGAACACGGTGGTGCTCGCGGTGGCGGCGCAGCTGGTGGCTGTAATCATCGGCGTCGTCATCGCGATCATGCGCATTTCGCGCAACCCGGTCGCCACGTCGGTCGCGACCGGGTACATCTGGATCTTCCGCGGCGTCCCCGTGCTCGTGCAGATCCTCGTCTGGTACAACCTCGCTCTGGTGGTCGACCGCATCGTGATCGGCGTGCCGTTCACGGACTGGACGCTGATCGATCAGCCGACCAATGCCATCATGACCGCGTTCACCGCCGCGCTCCTGGGTCTCGCGCTCAACGAGAGCGCTTACATGGCCGAGATCATCCGCGGTGGGCTCAAAGGCATCGACAGCGGCCAGACCGAGGCTGCACATGCCCTCGGGATGAGCCCGATGCGTACGCTGGCCCGCATCATCTTGCCGCAGGCCATGCGCATCATCATTCCGCCAACCGGCAACAACTTCATCAACATGCTCAAGACCACCTCGCTGGCGTCGGTGGTGACCTACTTCGAGCTCGTGAAGGCGGCAGCGAACATCTCCAGCCGCAATCTCGAGGTGATGGAGACGCTGTTCGCTGCGGCGGTCTGGTACATGATCATCGTGACGATCGCGAGCATCGGCCAGTTCTACTTGGAACGCGCCTTCGACGGCAGCACCCGACGCGGTCGTCCGCGGAATCTCCGGACGGCCATCCGCAACGCACTCGTGCGTCCCCCTTTCTCCCGGCGAGGTATCGATGAATGA
- a CDS encoding ABC transporter substrate-binding protein: protein MKSRLSLLALSLVGIAALSACTSTLPTDTDESSAPAADDQPAAAIVSGVEEDAEIAALLPAQYTDAGVLQVGSNLQFPPANFYAADGATPIGYEVDLATAMAKRLGLDVAYNDSAFENLITSLQSQRVDFTMAGMNDRPDRQEMVDFVDYFKTGIGILVAKGNPDDIAEPADLCGHGVTAGVGSSQEAWALALSEKCVADGAEAIDVVTVNSDQQRLNSVKTGRVTAELNDLANLVYVAQTANGGEDFEVVDLPPLEGALYGIGVNKETPELRAALAAALQSLIDDGTYGEILAAWGLQAGAIETVEINAGK, encoded by the coding sequence ATGAAGTCACGTCTTTCCCTCCTCGCCCTCTCCCTCGTCGGCATCGCGGCCCTGTCCGCGTGCACGTCGACACTCCCCACCGACACGGACGAGTCGTCGGCGCCCGCCGCAGACGACCAGCCGGCGGCGGCGATCGTCTCCGGGGTCGAAGAGGATGCCGAGATCGCCGCGCTGCTGCCGGCGCAGTACACGGACGCCGGAGTGCTTCAGGTCGGCTCCAACCTGCAGTTCCCACCTGCCAACTTCTATGCGGCCGACGGGGCGACGCCCATCGGGTACGAGGTCGATCTCGCCACCGCGATGGCGAAGCGACTCGGTCTCGACGTCGCCTACAACGACTCCGCGTTCGAGAACCTCATCACGAGCTTGCAGTCGCAGCGTGTCGACTTCACCATGGCCGGTATGAACGATCGCCCCGATCGTCAAGAGATGGTCGACTTCGTCGACTACTTCAAGACCGGGATCGGCATCCTCGTCGCGAAGGGCAATCCCGATGACATCGCCGAGCCTGCGGATCTGTGCGGGCACGGCGTGACCGCAGGCGTCGGCAGTTCACAGGAGGCATGGGCCCTCGCGCTGAGTGAGAAGTGCGTTGCCGACGGGGCAGAGGCGATCGACGTCGTCACCGTGAACAGCGACCAGCAGCGTCTCAACTCGGTCAAGACCGGACGCGTGACCGCCGAGCTCAACGATCTGGCGAACCTCGTCTACGTCGCCCAGACGGCCAACGGGGGCGAGGACTTCGAGGTCGTCGACCTGCCCCCGCTCGAGGGGGCGCTCTACGGCATCGGAGTCAACAAGGAGACGCCGGAGCTGCGGGCAGCGCTCGCCGCGGCGCTGCAGTCGCTGATCGACGACGGCACGTACGGCGAGATCCTCGCCGCCTGGGGGCTCCAGGCCGGAGCCATCGAGACGGTCGAGATCAACGCGGGGAAGTGA
- a CDS encoding cysteine desulfurase-like protein translates to MSSTYPLSRVRQQFPALRTGSALFDAPGGTQTPTRVADAIRDAMVSPVSQRGRNNYSEQNADRIVRGARAAMGDLLNVDPRAVFFGRSATQITFDVARAVARRLGPGDEIVASRLDHDANVRPWVLAADLSGATLRWIDFDRETGDLTADDVRRVLSDRTRFVAVTAASNLYGTAPDIAAIAAAVHAVGAEIYVDAVAYTAHELVDAVALGADYIVCSPYKFCGPHIGVLGSSVEKLEALVPDKLRPSTMQVPERFELGTLPYELLAGVTETVEFLADVIPGDGTRRERLERSYEAVAKHEDALFERLIAGLAEIDGVERIGAPSTHVPTALFRIDGRTTAEVCAALGRADVAVMGGSFYAIEAEDWADLRDGAVRAGIAPYTSVEDVDRLLHAVRALTL, encoded by the coding sequence ATGTCCTCGACCTACCCTCTGTCCCGTGTCCGCCAGCAGTTCCCCGCCCTGCGCACCGGAAGCGCCCTGTTCGATGCGCCCGGTGGCACCCAGACCCCGACCCGCGTCGCCGACGCCATCCGCGACGCGATGGTGAGTCCCGTCTCGCAGCGCGGTCGAAACAACTACAGTGAGCAGAACGCAGACCGCATCGTGCGCGGCGCCCGTGCCGCGATGGGCGACCTGCTGAACGTTGATCCGCGCGCTGTGTTCTTCGGCCGCAGCGCGACGCAGATCACGTTCGACGTGGCCAGAGCCGTCGCCCGTCGCCTCGGCCCCGGCGATGAGATCGTCGCGAGTCGCCTCGACCACGACGCGAACGTACGTCCGTGGGTGCTCGCCGCTGACCTGTCCGGCGCGACCCTGCGTTGGATCGACTTCGACCGCGAGACCGGTGACCTCACAGCCGATGATGTACGTCGCGTGCTCAGCGACCGCACGCGATTCGTCGCCGTGACCGCGGCGTCGAACCTGTACGGCACGGCGCCGGACATCGCGGCGATCGCGGCAGCCGTGCACGCGGTCGGAGCGGAGATCTACGTCGACGCCGTCGCCTACACGGCCCACGAGCTCGTCGATGCCGTCGCCCTCGGAGCCGACTACATCGTGTGCTCGCCGTATAAGTTCTGCGGTCCTCACATCGGCGTGCTGGGATCCAGCGTCGAGAAGTTGGAGGCCCTCGTCCCCGACAAGCTCCGCCCGTCGACCATGCAGGTTCCCGAGAGGTTCGAGCTGGGCACTCTGCCCTATGAGCTCCTGGCCGGGGTGACAGAGACGGTGGAGTTCCTGGCCGACGTCATCCCCGGGGACGGCACGCGCCGCGAGCGGCTGGAGCGCTCCTACGAGGCGGTCGCGAAGCACGAGGATGCTCTCTTCGAGCGGCTCATCGCCGGCCTCGCGGAGATCGACGGCGTCGAGCGCATCGGTGCGCCGAGCACGCACGTGCCGACCGCCCTCTTCCGTATCGACGGCCGCACCACAGCCGAGGTCTGCGCGGCACTCGGGCGAGCGGACGTCGCCGTGATGGGCGGCAGCTTCTACGCGATCGAGGCCGAGGATTGGGCCGATCTGCGCGACGGCGCGGTGCGGGCGGGCATCGCCCCGTACACCTCGGTCGAAGATGTCGATCGTCTTCTCCATGCGGTGCGCGCACTCACCCTCTGA
- a CDS encoding mandelate racemase/muconate lactonizing enzyme family protein: MKISDIETHVRGNILFVAVRTDSSVVGIGESACWAYPEAVASVVETFAAALRGTDPRRIERHWHLMWRMGPFRSAIVGAALSAIDCALWDIKGRALGVPTHELLGGAYRDRIRLHAIIDGADAEQLGRSAARAAAEGFTAVKFDPLEDTWIDHSTGEIAARAVERATAVRDATAGKVDMIVEVHRSLAPHQIPALLDGLRPLRPLFVEDPIQIDTFDVQTGLLAHGVPLGLGERWQSIWEVREALAANGPFIVRSDVTLAGGISAARKIAAIAEAHHAQVSWHNWLSPVSDAATLTVDATIPNTLTHEHAPAQLAAFGDAIRTGWRVDEGYMVLSDEPGLGIEVDFARLPEAGDILHRQLHEIPFASDGSVAFAR; encoded by the coding sequence ATGAAGATCAGCGATATCGAAACCCACGTGCGCGGGAACATCCTGTTCGTCGCGGTCCGCACCGATTCCTCGGTCGTCGGCATCGGGGAATCCGCGTGCTGGGCGTATCCCGAGGCCGTTGCGTCGGTCGTCGAGACGTTCGCGGCAGCCCTGCGCGGCACCGACCCCCGTCGCATCGAGCGCCACTGGCACCTGATGTGGCGGATGGGCCCCTTCCGCAGCGCGATCGTCGGTGCGGCACTGAGCGCGATCGACTGTGCGCTCTGGGACATCAAGGGGCGGGCACTGGGCGTGCCGACGCACGAGCTCCTCGGCGGCGCGTACCGCGACCGCATCCGCCTGCACGCGATCATCGACGGCGCCGACGCCGAGCAGCTCGGCCGGTCTGCGGCCCGTGCGGCGGCGGAGGGCTTCACCGCCGTCAAGTTCGATCCGCTGGAGGACACCTGGATCGATCACTCCACGGGAGAGATCGCGGCCCGTGCCGTCGAGCGCGCGACCGCCGTGCGGGATGCGACCGCCGGCAAGGTCGACATGATCGTCGAGGTGCATCGCTCTCTCGCGCCGCACCAGATCCCCGCACTGCTCGACGGTCTCCGACCGCTCCGACCGCTCTTCGTGGAGGATCCGATCCAGATCGACACGTTCGATGTGCAGACCGGTCTGCTCGCGCACGGCGTTCCGCTCGGGCTCGGAGAACGGTGGCAGTCGATCTGGGAGGTCCGCGAGGCGCTGGCCGCGAACGGTCCGTTCATCGTCCGCTCCGACGTCACCCTCGCCGGCGGCATCAGTGCGGCGCGCAAGATCGCCGCGATCGCAGAGGCGCACCACGCCCAGGTGTCGTGGCACAACTGGTTGAGCCCGGTGTCCGATGCCGCGACTCTCACCGTGGATGCGACGATCCCGAACACCCTGACGCACGAGCACGCCCCCGCCCAGCTCGCCGCCTTCGGCGACGCGATCCGGACCGGATGGCGGGTCGACGAGGGGTACATGGTGCTCTCCGACGAGCCCGGCCTCGGCATCGAGGTGGACTTCGCCCGCCTTCCGGAAGCCGGCGACATCCTGCATCGACAGCTGCACGAGATCCCGTTCGCCTCGGACGGCTCGGTCGCGTTCGCCCGCTGA
- a CDS encoding SDR family NAD(P)-dependent oxidoreductase codes for MRGLEGRRYLVCGGASGLGEATAVRLHEEGARVIVADRNVDAARDLAETLGGCEHFGYDQGDPASVAALFAAVSAAGELNGVALVAGVHPGTVPLDDVDPARFRSVHDVNALGILLSLQEAARVVAKDDRSSLVVVGSVAGIRPVARNAIYASSKASAQAITRSVALELAGTGIRVNSVLPGSAITPLAVSQSSLEAIREDAARIIPIRRAAEASEVASAICFLLSDDASYVTATDLIVDGGLAAGSAS; via the coding sequence GTGAGGGGTCTCGAAGGGCGCCGCTACCTCGTGTGCGGGGGAGCCTCAGGACTGGGGGAGGCGACGGCCGTGCGCCTCCACGAGGAAGGCGCGCGCGTCATCGTCGCGGACCGCAACGTCGACGCGGCGCGTGACCTCGCTGAGACCCTCGGCGGCTGCGAGCACTTCGGCTACGACCAGGGCGATCCGGCCTCGGTCGCCGCGCTCTTCGCCGCCGTCTCGGCGGCGGGCGAGCTGAACGGTGTGGCGCTGGTCGCAGGAGTGCATCCGGGGACGGTTCCGCTGGACGATGTCGATCCCGCCAGGTTCCGCAGCGTGCACGATGTGAACGCCCTCGGCATCCTGCTCAGCCTTCAGGAGGCGGCGCGCGTCGTCGCGAAGGACGACCGGTCATCGCTGGTCGTGGTCGGATCGGTCGCCGGCATCCGCCCGGTGGCCCGCAACGCGATCTACGCCTCGTCGAAGGCCTCGGCGCAGGCGATCACCCGCTCGGTCGCCCTGGAGCTGGCGGGCACCGGCATCCGGGTCAACAGCGTCCTCCCGGGGTCGGCCATCACGCCCCTCGCGGTCTCGCAGAGTTCGCTCGAGGCCATCCGCGAAGATGCGGCGCGGATCATCCCGATACGACGCGCGGCCGAGGCGAGCGAAGTCGCTTCCGCCATCTGCTTCCTCCTCTCGGACGATGCCTCGTACGTCACCGCCACCGACCTCATCGTCGACGGCGGGCTCGCCGCCGGCAGCGCCTCCTGA
- a CDS encoding L-rhamnose mutarotase, with protein MSPTTDGAPAAILRDPEVFVYELRPECEDDYDRHHAAVWPEVIAELRGSGITEYTIHRRGSLVISVLRREERTQAPELSPEARRRVDEWHDLMAPLFAAVQDEAGEPLYAEKIFDIGAYPETD; from the coding sequence GTGTCCCCCACCACCGACGGCGCTCCTGCTGCCATTCTCCGCGACCCCGAGGTATTCGTCTACGAGCTGCGCCCCGAATGCGAGGACGACTACGACCGGCACCATGCCGCCGTCTGGCCCGAGGTGATCGCCGAGCTGCGCGGCAGCGGCATCACCGAGTACACGATCCACCGACGCGGCAGCCTGGTCATCTCCGTCCTGCGGCGCGAAGAACGCACGCAGGCGCCGGAGCTCTCTCCCGAGGCACGACGTCGCGTGGACGAGTGGCACGACCTCATGGCGCCGCTCTTCGCGGCCGTGCAGGACGAGGCGGGCGAGCCGTTGTATGCGGAGAAGATCTTCGACATCGGCGCGTATCCCGAGACCGACTGA
- a CDS encoding RidA family protein, with the protein MSRIRPIIADGLPPAPSAFSAGVIADGLLQVSGQGPIDADGTIRSDLDVADQTRLTLEHICRVLEAGGGSFADVMMLRVYLTDRADFGEMNRAFEEYVTRYREGSGPARTTVIVGLPFEGMKVEIDALALVPERASA; encoded by the coding sequence ATGAGCAGAATCCGCCCGATCATCGCCGACGGTCTTCCCCCGGCTCCGTCCGCATTCTCGGCGGGAGTCATCGCCGACGGACTGCTGCAGGTGTCGGGCCAAGGACCCATCGATGCCGACGGCACGATCCGGTCGGATCTCGACGTCGCCGATCAGACCAGGCTCACGCTCGAGCACATCTGCCGCGTGCTCGAGGCCGGCGGTGGATCGTTCGCCGATGTGATGATGCTGCGCGTGTACCTGACCGATCGCGCCGACTTCGGCGAGATGAACCGCGCCTTCGAGGAGTACGTGACCCGATACCGGGAAGGCTCGGGGCCGGCGCGCACCACCGTGATCGTCGGGCTGCCGTTCGAGGGGATGAAGGTCGAGATCGACGCGCTCGCACTGGTCCCGGAGCGCGCTTCCGCCTGA
- a CDS encoding muconolactone Delta-isomerase family protein, protein MAQREFLVRVRTTVPTDVSTEEWSAVVAAERRRGAELRRDGVIAHIWRVPSDESVENIGVWRAVDRDAVQAAIDSLPARPWMQVEVTLLEEHPLTAVPSER, encoded by the coding sequence ATGGCACAGCGGGAGTTCCTGGTCCGGGTGCGCACGACGGTGCCCACCGACGTCTCGACGGAGGAGTGGAGCGCCGTCGTGGCGGCCGAGCGTCGTCGCGGGGCGGAGCTGCGGCGGGATGGCGTGATCGCGCACATCTGGCGCGTTCCCTCCGACGAGTCCGTCGAGAACATCGGCGTGTGGCGCGCTGTTGATCGTGACGCGGTGCAGGCGGCGATCGACTCGCTGCCCGCCCGCCCCTGGATGCAGGTCGAGGTGACGCTGCTCGAGGAACATCCGCTCACGGCCGTCCCGTCGGAGCGCTGA
- a CDS encoding SDR family NAD(P)-dependent oxidoreductase, which translates to MQEQQAQVVIVTGAGGHGVGSGVCDALAERGARLVLNDVDEQAVRSAAERYPDAIAVSADLRTAEGVAHVLDTAISHYGEVDALVNNAGVGLSLPAHLAEEADFDRLFSLNIRGLWLASRAFARHRIERGGGGAIVNISSVHGQHTQSGYAISAATKGAVEGLTRGMSTELGTHGIRCNAVAPGAVLDERFVDSYGLGDDGIGWIRRHASEQQVIDRTVGPADIGRVVGFLLSPDAWAIAGQTVTVDAGLSTLLYDRVFTGDAARTD; encoded by the coding sequence ATGCAGGAACAGCAGGCACAGGTCGTCATCGTCACAGGTGCCGGGGGACACGGCGTCGGATCAGGTGTCTGCGACGCGCTCGCCGAACGCGGCGCGCGACTGGTGCTGAACGACGTCGATGAGCAGGCGGTGCGTTCGGCGGCCGAGCGCTATCCGGATGCGATCGCGGTGTCGGCGGACCTCCGCACGGCCGAGGGCGTTGCGCACGTGCTCGATACGGCGATCTCGCACTACGGCGAGGTCGATGCGCTGGTGAACAACGCCGGCGTCGGCCTCTCGCTCCCGGCGCATCTCGCCGAGGAAGCGGACTTCGACCGGCTCTTCTCGCTGAACATCCGCGGACTCTGGCTCGCCTCCCGTGCCTTCGCCCGCCACCGGATCGAGCGGGGTGGAGGCGGAGCCATCGTGAACATCTCGTCCGTGCACGGGCAGCACACGCAGAGCGGATATGCGATCTCTGCGGCGACCAAGGGCGCGGTCGAGGGCCTCACGCGTGGCATGTCCACCGAGCTCGGCACCCACGGGATCCGCTGCAATGCGGTGGCGCCCGGTGCGGTGCTCGACGAGCGGTTCGTCGACAGCTACGGCCTGGGCGATGACGGGATCGGATGGATCCGTCGGCATGCGTCGGAGCAGCAGGTCATCGACCGCACGGTCGGCCCCGCCGACATCGGCAGGGTCGTGGGCTTCCTGCTCTCGCCCGATGCCTGGGCGATCGCAGGGCAGACCGTCACGGTCGACGCCGGGCTCTCGACGCTTCTCTACGATCGTGTCTTCACCGGCGACGCCGCGCGCACGGACTGA